A genomic segment from Hyalangium gracile encodes:
- the sitI6 gene encoding SitI6 family double-CXXCG motif immunity protein, whose product MKFYGLQQDPSPHYTGKLNADHPWGLPGVEPCPTCRTGGGLIGLDHPCVDLSGLPPQELKKLSDPWPVPREEFARLRELVRPLAPPDAVLEPGATFGPLAGSGSGHFGQLFMQYPWALHARREALARLQEAGIRGLQGCPINVRFRVKRPPELLEVQLQHHGQLHPDCKPAAPKPPCPTCGNDFLKLPEHPILAIESLPGALDVFRLAEWALLIIATERFVETVQRLQLDGVIFQEMEVR is encoded by the coding sequence ATGAAGTTCTATGGCCTTCAGCAAGACCCCTCGCCCCATTACACAGGGAAGCTGAATGCCGACCACCCATGGGGGTTGCCCGGTGTAGAGCCCTGCCCGACGTGCCGCACGGGGGGGGGCCTGATCGGCCTCGATCACCCATGCGTGGATCTGTCAGGTCTACCGCCCCAGGAATTGAAGAAATTGTCAGACCCCTGGCCTGTACCGCGCGAAGAATTCGCTCGGCTGCGCGAGCTCGTGCGCCCATTGGCACCCCCAGATGCCGTCCTTGAGCCGGGGGCGACTTTCGGCCCGCTGGCAGGCTCGGGCTCGGGCCATTTCGGTCAGCTCTTCATGCAATACCCATGGGCGCTCCATGCTCGCCGCGAGGCGCTGGCGCGACTGCAGGAAGCGGGCATTCGTGGGCTCCAGGGCTGTCCCATCAATGTGCGCTTCCGCGTCAAACGCCCGCCCGAGCTGCTGGAGGTACAGCTCCAGCACCATGGCCAACTCCACCCCGACTGCAAACCCGCGGCCCCCAAGCCTCCATGCCCGACCTGCGGCAACGACTTCTTGAAGCTTCCGGAACACCCGATCCTCGCCATCGAGTCGCTGCCCGGCGCCTTGGACGTGTTTCGGCTCGCCGAGTGGGCGTTGCTCATCATCGCCACTGAGCGCTTCGTGGAGACCGTCCAGCGACTGCAGCTGGACGGAGTCATTTTCCAGGAGATGGAGGTCCGCTGA